In Lepidochelys kempii isolate rLepKem1 chromosome 8, rLepKem1.hap2, whole genome shotgun sequence, a single genomic region encodes these proteins:
- the LRRC41 gene encoding leucine-rich repeat-containing protein 41 isoform X2, translating to MEARAEGGAAGGSPPSLFELSGVVVSSAMGTLEREVWALPGQILQGILPLLNIYYLERIEDIAVKKGLSTQPIWHKLWNDVMKIRPSKSENITSWRKKFLETFFSNVLHGVLDVSSDQRLSDRHFSPLLHSSRHVTQLTICNMLQGVAELTAEPNQRVLENLAGSLRTLKFRHLLTSDLSIRHSLSLLLHHLIHHGAVSQVSMCSWPVPDKVLLVLILSMSAGFWHPGKTLVHQGSPCSLCREESDTQGLLTQEDDALLESTQLCCGSAEQSGTVQWGDSESRSKKAQTASAKVLQDADPDSQASIELSRSSSGIVKTPVLCGLGSHPLHNLPCQGISCKVPPEYYNIKGESSPSLPKRSSVGPAFRKPYRRFKTAVGRKRRCTRRNRRARADAEDLYDFVFAVAREEEETAESLYESNAQEGESIDGWAPSPADTPSFEGVGCTEGGSVGILPLKAACRFRSVSTLELFSIPLTGDTCRALGNLLSSWASLEKLVLSYNGLGANIFCILSGLRALSHRRDCSLHVVRVSDVFSYIPSVELVRSILTAFPRLHTLSVSFDLKNQLEGNRPEGHSSSEAEIPESCLEQLEIRFPREPLQTSLLLPVLKASRSLQQLSLDSATISCPLEFGLLLQALKECNPGLKRLSFHDVNLADYQKEVLLLLQDPVLQEITFSFCRLFESCTTEFLSNIIKIVKRNSTLKSLKLPGNRLGNHRLVALADIFSEDSSSSICQLDVSSNCIKPDGLLEFAKKLESHILQRGGQITFTHLRLFQNWLDQDAATAQEALRRLRAVCSVVSNTWDSSQAFADYISVM from the exons atGGAGGCCCGGGCGGAGGGAGGGGCCGCTGGtgggagcccccccagcctctTCGAGCTGAGTGGGGTGGTGGTGAGCTCCGCCATGGGGACCCTGGAGAGAGAGGTTTGGG cacTTCCTGGACAGATACTCCAGGGCATCCTGCCTTTGCTTAATATCTATTACCTGGAAAGGATTGAGGACATTGCTGTGAAAAAAG GACTCTCAACCCAGCCCATATGGCACAAACTCTGGAACGATGTGATGAAAATCAGACCATCCAAGTCAGAG AACATAACAAGTTGGAGGAAGAAGTTCCTTGAAACTTTCTTCTCAAATGTCCTGCATGGAGTTTTGGATGTTTCTTCAGATCAGCGCCTGAGTGACCGCCATTTTTCACCCCTACTCCACAGCTCGCGGCATGTTACGCAGCTCACCATCTGTAACATGCTGCAGGGGGTAGCAGAGCTCACTGCTGAGCCCAACCAAAGAGTGCTAGAAAACCTGGCTGGCTCACTGAGAACCTTGAAGTTCCGTCATCTGCTGACCTCCGATCTGTCCATTAGACATTCACTAAGTTTGCTGCTTCATCATCTGATCCACCATGGAGCTGTCAGCCAGGTATCCATGTGTTCCTGGCCAGTTCCCGATAAAGTACTTTTAGTCCTCATTCTGAGTATGAGTGCCGGGTTTTGGCACCCAGGTAAGACACTTGTGCACCAGGGCAGCCCTTGCAGTCTTTGCAGAGAGGAGTCGGACACCCAAGGCCTGCTAACTCAAGAGGATGATGCCCTGCTAGAGTCAACTCAGCTGTGCTGTGGATCTGCTGAACAATCAGGGACTGTCCAGTGGGGTGATAGTGAGTCAAGAAGCAAGAAGGCCCAAACTGCTTCAGCCAAAGTGCTTCAAGACGCTGATCCTGACTCTCAAGCATCTATAGAACTGTCCAGGAGCAGTAGTGGCATTGTTAAAACTCCAGTGCTCTGCGGATTGGGGAGCCATCCTTTGCACAACCTACCATGTCAAGGTATAAGCTGCAAGGTGCCCCCTGAGTATTACAACATTAAAGGAGAGTCTTCTCCTTCCCTACCAAAAAGATCTTCGGTTGGCCCCGCTTTCCGAAAGCCCTATAGACGGTTTAAGACGGCAGTGGGGAGGAAGCGCCGCTGCACCAGGAGAAACCGCAGAGCTCGTGCGGATGCAGAAGATCTTTATGATTTTGTCTTCGCTGTTgctagggaggaggaggagacggcAGAGTCGCTCTATGAAAGCAATGCCCAGGAAGGGGAAAGCATTGATGGCtgggccccttccccagcagaCACGCCTAGCTTTGAGGGTGTTGGCTGCACGGAAGGAGGATCTGTCGGAATCCTTCCTCTGAAAGCAGCATGCCGCTTCCGAAGTGTATCCACGCTGGAATTGTTCTCCATCCCTCTGACTGGGGACACCTGTCGAGCTTTGGGGAACCTGCTGAGCTCTTGGGCATCTTTAGAAAAGCTGGTTCTGTCTTACAATG GCCTGGGCGCTAATATCTTCTGCATCCTGTCTGGGCTCCGGGCCCTCTCTCACCGCAGAGACTGCAGCCTCCATGTGGTGCGTGTGAGTGACGTGTTTTCATACATCCCCTCGGTGGAGCTTGTTCGGTCCATCCTGACTGCCTTCCCCCGCCTTCACACGCTCTCGGTCAGCTTTGATCTCAAAAACCAGCTGGAGGGGAACAGGCCAGAAGGGCATTCGAGCTCAGAGGCAGAAATTCCAG AGAGCTGCCTGGAACAGTTAGAGATCCGATTCCCCAGAGAACCTCTGCAGACCAGTCTCCTTTTGCCTGTGTTGAAAGCCTCAAGGTCTCTCCAGCAGTTGTCCCTGGACAGTGCTACAATTTCCTGTCCCCTGGAGTTTGGGCTCCTTCTGCAGGCACTCAAAG AGTGTAATCCAGGCCTGAAGAGACTGAGCTTCCATGATGTGAACCTTGCTGACTACCAGAAGGAAGttctcctcctgctgcaggacCCTGTCCTTCAAG AAATTACATTTTCCTTTTGCCGGCTGTTTGAAAGCTGCACCACTGAGTTTCTATCCAACATAATCAAAATAGTGAAGAGAAATTCAACTCTGAAGAGCCTCAAATTGCCTGGAAACAGACTTG GGAATCACAGGTTGGTTGCCTTGGCTGACATTTTCTCTGAAGATTCATCCTCTTCCATCTGCCAGTTGGACGTCAG CTCAAATTGCATCAAGCCGGACGGGCTCCTGGAGTTTGCAAAGAAGCTGGAGAGCCACATCCTGCAGCGAGGCGGGCAGATCACGTTTACCCACCTCCGCCTCTTTCAGAACTGGTTGGACCAAGATGCTGCAACAGCGCAAGAAGCTCTTCGGCGGCTCAGAGCTGTGTGCAGCGTGGTCAGCAACACCTGGGACTCTTCGCAGGCCTTTGCTGACTACATTAGCGTGATGTAA
- the LRRC41 gene encoding leucine-rich repeat-containing protein 41 isoform X3: MGSCLCLKCKCQNAHLALPGQILQGILPLLNIYYLERIEDIAVKKGLSTQPIWHKLWNDVMKIRPSKSENITSWRKKFLETFFSNVLHGVLDVSSDQRLSDRHFSPLLHSSRHVTQLTICNMLQGVAELTAEPNQRVLENLAGSLRTLKFRHLLTSDLSIRHSLSLLLHHLIHHGAVSQVSMCSWPVPDKVLLVLILSMSAGFWHPGKTLVHQGSPCSLCREESDTQGLLTQEDDALLESTQLCCGSAEQSGTVQWGDSESRSKKAQTASAKVLQDADPDSQASIELSRSSSGIVKTPVLCGLGSHPLHNLPCQGISCKVPPEYYNIKGESSPSLPKRSSVGPAFRKPYRRFKTAVGRKRRCTRRNRRARADAEDLYDFVFAVAREEEETAESLYESNAQEGESIDGWAPSPADTPSFEGVGCTEGGSVGILPLKAACRFRSVSTLELFSIPLTGDTCRALGNLLSSWASLEKLVLSYNGLGANIFCILSGLRALSHRRDCSLHVVRVSDVFSYIPSVELVRSILTAFPRLHTLSVSFDLKNQLEGNRPEGHSSSEAEIPESCLEQLEIRFPREPLQTSLLLPVLKASRSLQQLSLDSATISCPLEFGLLLQALKECNPGLKRLSFHDVNLADYQKEVLLLLQDPVLQEITFSFCRLFESCTTEFLSNIIKIVKRNSTLKSLKLPGNRLGNHRLVALADIFSEDSSSSICQLDVSSNCIKPDGLLEFAKKLESHILQRGGQITFTHLRLFQNWLDQDAATAQEALRRLRAVCSVVSNTWDSSQAFADYISVM; this comes from the exons ATGGGTTCTTGTCTCTGCTTGAAGTGCAAGTGCCAAAATGCACATTTAG cacTTCCTGGACAGATACTCCAGGGCATCCTGCCTTTGCTTAATATCTATTACCTGGAAAGGATTGAGGACATTGCTGTGAAAAAAG GACTCTCAACCCAGCCCATATGGCACAAACTCTGGAACGATGTGATGAAAATCAGACCATCCAAGTCAGAG AACATAACAAGTTGGAGGAAGAAGTTCCTTGAAACTTTCTTCTCAAATGTCCTGCATGGAGTTTTGGATGTTTCTTCAGATCAGCGCCTGAGTGACCGCCATTTTTCACCCCTACTCCACAGCTCGCGGCATGTTACGCAGCTCACCATCTGTAACATGCTGCAGGGGGTAGCAGAGCTCACTGCTGAGCCCAACCAAAGAGTGCTAGAAAACCTGGCTGGCTCACTGAGAACCTTGAAGTTCCGTCATCTGCTGACCTCCGATCTGTCCATTAGACATTCACTAAGTTTGCTGCTTCATCATCTGATCCACCATGGAGCTGTCAGCCAGGTATCCATGTGTTCCTGGCCAGTTCCCGATAAAGTACTTTTAGTCCTCATTCTGAGTATGAGTGCCGGGTTTTGGCACCCAGGTAAGACACTTGTGCACCAGGGCAGCCCTTGCAGTCTTTGCAGAGAGGAGTCGGACACCCAAGGCCTGCTAACTCAAGAGGATGATGCCCTGCTAGAGTCAACTCAGCTGTGCTGTGGATCTGCTGAACAATCAGGGACTGTCCAGTGGGGTGATAGTGAGTCAAGAAGCAAGAAGGCCCAAACTGCTTCAGCCAAAGTGCTTCAAGACGCTGATCCTGACTCTCAAGCATCTATAGAACTGTCCAGGAGCAGTAGTGGCATTGTTAAAACTCCAGTGCTCTGCGGATTGGGGAGCCATCCTTTGCACAACCTACCATGTCAAGGTATAAGCTGCAAGGTGCCCCCTGAGTATTACAACATTAAAGGAGAGTCTTCTCCTTCCCTACCAAAAAGATCTTCGGTTGGCCCCGCTTTCCGAAAGCCCTATAGACGGTTTAAGACGGCAGTGGGGAGGAAGCGCCGCTGCACCAGGAGAAACCGCAGAGCTCGTGCGGATGCAGAAGATCTTTATGATTTTGTCTTCGCTGTTgctagggaggaggaggagacggcAGAGTCGCTCTATGAAAGCAATGCCCAGGAAGGGGAAAGCATTGATGGCtgggccccttccccagcagaCACGCCTAGCTTTGAGGGTGTTGGCTGCACGGAAGGAGGATCTGTCGGAATCCTTCCTCTGAAAGCAGCATGCCGCTTCCGAAGTGTATCCACGCTGGAATTGTTCTCCATCCCTCTGACTGGGGACACCTGTCGAGCTTTGGGGAACCTGCTGAGCTCTTGGGCATCTTTAGAAAAGCTGGTTCTGTCTTACAATG GCCTGGGCGCTAATATCTTCTGCATCCTGTCTGGGCTCCGGGCCCTCTCTCACCGCAGAGACTGCAGCCTCCATGTGGTGCGTGTGAGTGACGTGTTTTCATACATCCCCTCGGTGGAGCTTGTTCGGTCCATCCTGACTGCCTTCCCCCGCCTTCACACGCTCTCGGTCAGCTTTGATCTCAAAAACCAGCTGGAGGGGAACAGGCCAGAAGGGCATTCGAGCTCAGAGGCAGAAATTCCAG AGAGCTGCCTGGAACAGTTAGAGATCCGATTCCCCAGAGAACCTCTGCAGACCAGTCTCCTTTTGCCTGTGTTGAAAGCCTCAAGGTCTCTCCAGCAGTTGTCCCTGGACAGTGCTACAATTTCCTGTCCCCTGGAGTTTGGGCTCCTTCTGCAGGCACTCAAAG AGTGTAATCCAGGCCTGAAGAGACTGAGCTTCCATGATGTGAACCTTGCTGACTACCAGAAGGAAGttctcctcctgctgcaggacCCTGTCCTTCAAG AAATTACATTTTCCTTTTGCCGGCTGTTTGAAAGCTGCACCACTGAGTTTCTATCCAACATAATCAAAATAGTGAAGAGAAATTCAACTCTGAAGAGCCTCAAATTGCCTGGAAACAGACTTG GGAATCACAGGTTGGTTGCCTTGGCTGACATTTTCTCTGAAGATTCATCCTCTTCCATCTGCCAGTTGGACGTCAG CTCAAATTGCATCAAGCCGGACGGGCTCCTGGAGTTTGCAAAGAAGCTGGAGAGCCACATCCTGCAGCGAGGCGGGCAGATCACGTTTACCCACCTCCGCCTCTTTCAGAACTGGTTGGACCAAGATGCTGCAACAGCGCAAGAAGCTCTTCGGCGGCTCAGAGCTGTGTGCAGCGTGGTCAGCAACACCTGGGACTCTTCGCAGGCCTTTGCTGACTACATTAGCGTGATGTAA
- the LRRC41 gene encoding leucine-rich repeat-containing protein 41 isoform X1 produces the protein MDQSVTLVGTSVSILFCCLSKPFPPPRLITCSASVLFPHPKALPGQILQGILPLLNIYYLERIEDIAVKKGLSTQPIWHKLWNDVMKIRPSKSENITSWRKKFLETFFSNVLHGVLDVSSDQRLSDRHFSPLLHSSRHVTQLTICNMLQGVAELTAEPNQRVLENLAGSLRTLKFRHLLTSDLSIRHSLSLLLHHLIHHGAVSQVSMCSWPVPDKVLLVLILSMSAGFWHPGKTLVHQGSPCSLCREESDTQGLLTQEDDALLESTQLCCGSAEQSGTVQWGDSESRSKKAQTASAKVLQDADPDSQASIELSRSSSGIVKTPVLCGLGSHPLHNLPCQGISCKVPPEYYNIKGESSPSLPKRSSVGPAFRKPYRRFKTAVGRKRRCTRRNRRARADAEDLYDFVFAVAREEEETAESLYESNAQEGESIDGWAPSPADTPSFEGVGCTEGGSVGILPLKAACRFRSVSTLELFSIPLTGDTCRALGNLLSSWASLEKLVLSYNGLGANIFCILSGLRALSHRRDCSLHVVRVSDVFSYIPSVELVRSILTAFPRLHTLSVSFDLKNQLEGNRPEGHSSSEAEIPESCLEQLEIRFPREPLQTSLLLPVLKASRSLQQLSLDSATISCPLEFGLLLQALKECNPGLKRLSFHDVNLADYQKEVLLLLQDPVLQEITFSFCRLFESCTTEFLSNIIKIVKRNSTLKSLKLPGNRLGNHRLVALADIFSEDSSSSICQLDVSSNCIKPDGLLEFAKKLESHILQRGGQITFTHLRLFQNWLDQDAATAQEALRRLRAVCSVVSNTWDSSQAFADYISVM, from the exons ATGGACCAAAGTGTTACCCTAGTGGGAACTTCAGtctccattttattttgttgtctCTCTAAACCTTTTCCGCCTCCCAGACTTATAACGTGTTCTGCATctgttctcttcccccaccccaaagcacTTCCTGGACAGATACTCCAGGGCATCCTGCCTTTGCTTAATATCTATTACCTGGAAAGGATTGAGGACATTGCTGTGAAAAAAG GACTCTCAACCCAGCCCATATGGCACAAACTCTGGAACGATGTGATGAAAATCAGACCATCCAAGTCAGAG AACATAACAAGTTGGAGGAAGAAGTTCCTTGAAACTTTCTTCTCAAATGTCCTGCATGGAGTTTTGGATGTTTCTTCAGATCAGCGCCTGAGTGACCGCCATTTTTCACCCCTACTCCACAGCTCGCGGCATGTTACGCAGCTCACCATCTGTAACATGCTGCAGGGGGTAGCAGAGCTCACTGCTGAGCCCAACCAAAGAGTGCTAGAAAACCTGGCTGGCTCACTGAGAACCTTGAAGTTCCGTCATCTGCTGACCTCCGATCTGTCCATTAGACATTCACTAAGTTTGCTGCTTCATCATCTGATCCACCATGGAGCTGTCAGCCAGGTATCCATGTGTTCCTGGCCAGTTCCCGATAAAGTACTTTTAGTCCTCATTCTGAGTATGAGTGCCGGGTTTTGGCACCCAGGTAAGACACTTGTGCACCAGGGCAGCCCTTGCAGTCTTTGCAGAGAGGAGTCGGACACCCAAGGCCTGCTAACTCAAGAGGATGATGCCCTGCTAGAGTCAACTCAGCTGTGCTGTGGATCTGCTGAACAATCAGGGACTGTCCAGTGGGGTGATAGTGAGTCAAGAAGCAAGAAGGCCCAAACTGCTTCAGCCAAAGTGCTTCAAGACGCTGATCCTGACTCTCAAGCATCTATAGAACTGTCCAGGAGCAGTAGTGGCATTGTTAAAACTCCAGTGCTCTGCGGATTGGGGAGCCATCCTTTGCACAACCTACCATGTCAAGGTATAAGCTGCAAGGTGCCCCCTGAGTATTACAACATTAAAGGAGAGTCTTCTCCTTCCCTACCAAAAAGATCTTCGGTTGGCCCCGCTTTCCGAAAGCCCTATAGACGGTTTAAGACGGCAGTGGGGAGGAAGCGCCGCTGCACCAGGAGAAACCGCAGAGCTCGTGCGGATGCAGAAGATCTTTATGATTTTGTCTTCGCTGTTgctagggaggaggaggagacggcAGAGTCGCTCTATGAAAGCAATGCCCAGGAAGGGGAAAGCATTGATGGCtgggccccttccccagcagaCACGCCTAGCTTTGAGGGTGTTGGCTGCACGGAAGGAGGATCTGTCGGAATCCTTCCTCTGAAAGCAGCATGCCGCTTCCGAAGTGTATCCACGCTGGAATTGTTCTCCATCCCTCTGACTGGGGACACCTGTCGAGCTTTGGGGAACCTGCTGAGCTCTTGGGCATCTTTAGAAAAGCTGGTTCTGTCTTACAATG GCCTGGGCGCTAATATCTTCTGCATCCTGTCTGGGCTCCGGGCCCTCTCTCACCGCAGAGACTGCAGCCTCCATGTGGTGCGTGTGAGTGACGTGTTTTCATACATCCCCTCGGTGGAGCTTGTTCGGTCCATCCTGACTGCCTTCCCCCGCCTTCACACGCTCTCGGTCAGCTTTGATCTCAAAAACCAGCTGGAGGGGAACAGGCCAGAAGGGCATTCGAGCTCAGAGGCAGAAATTCCAG AGAGCTGCCTGGAACAGTTAGAGATCCGATTCCCCAGAGAACCTCTGCAGACCAGTCTCCTTTTGCCTGTGTTGAAAGCCTCAAGGTCTCTCCAGCAGTTGTCCCTGGACAGTGCTACAATTTCCTGTCCCCTGGAGTTTGGGCTCCTTCTGCAGGCACTCAAAG AGTGTAATCCAGGCCTGAAGAGACTGAGCTTCCATGATGTGAACCTTGCTGACTACCAGAAGGAAGttctcctcctgctgcaggacCCTGTCCTTCAAG AAATTACATTTTCCTTTTGCCGGCTGTTTGAAAGCTGCACCACTGAGTTTCTATCCAACATAATCAAAATAGTGAAGAGAAATTCAACTCTGAAGAGCCTCAAATTGCCTGGAAACAGACTTG GGAATCACAGGTTGGTTGCCTTGGCTGACATTTTCTCTGAAGATTCATCCTCTTCCATCTGCCAGTTGGACGTCAG CTCAAATTGCATCAAGCCGGACGGGCTCCTGGAGTTTGCAAAGAAGCTGGAGAGCCACATCCTGCAGCGAGGCGGGCAGATCACGTTTACCCACCTCCGCCTCTTTCAGAACTGGTTGGACCAAGATGCTGCAACAGCGCAAGAAGCTCTTCGGCGGCTCAGAGCTGTGTGCAGCGTGGTCAGCAACACCTGGGACTCTTCGCAGGCCTTTGCTGACTACATTAGCGTGATGTAA
- the LRRC41 gene encoding leucine-rich repeat-containing protein 41 isoform X4 yields MDQSVTLVGTSVSILFCCLSKPFPPPRLITCSASVLFPHPKALPGQILQGILPLLNIYYLERIEDIAVKKGLSTQPIWHKLWNDVMKIRPSKSENITSWRKKFLETFFSNVLHGVLDVSSDQRLSDRHFSPLLHSSRHVTQLTICNMLQGVAELTAEPNQRVLENLAGSLRTLKFRHLLTSDLSIRHSLSLLLHHLIHHGAVSQVSMCSWPVPDKVLLVLILSMSAGFWHPGKTLVHQGSPCSLCREESDTQGLLTQEDDALLESTQLCCGSAEQSGTVQWGDSESRSKKAQTASAKVLQDADPDSQASIELSRSSSGIVKTPVLCGLGSHPLHNLPCQGISCKVPPEYYNIKGESSPSLPKRSSVGPAFRKPYRRFKTAVGRKRRCTRRNRRARADAEDLYDFVFAVAREEEETAESLYESNAQEGESIDGWAPSPADTPSFEGVGCTEGGSVGILPLKAACRFRSVSTLELFSIPLTGDTCRALGNLLSSWASLEKLVLSYNGLGANIFCILSGLRALSHRRDCSLHVVRVSDVFSYIPSVELVRSILTAFPRLHTLSVSFDLKNQLEGNRPEGHSSSEAEIPECNPGLKRLSFHDVNLADYQKEVLLLLQDPVLQEITFSFCRLFESCTTEFLSNIIKIVKRNSTLKSLKLPGNRLGNHRLVALADIFSEDSSSSICQLDVSSNCIKPDGLLEFAKKLESHILQRGGQITFTHLRLFQNWLDQDAATAQEALRRLRAVCSVVSNTWDSSQAFADYISVM; encoded by the exons ATGGACCAAAGTGTTACCCTAGTGGGAACTTCAGtctccattttattttgttgtctCTCTAAACCTTTTCCGCCTCCCAGACTTATAACGTGTTCTGCATctgttctcttcccccaccccaaagcacTTCCTGGACAGATACTCCAGGGCATCCTGCCTTTGCTTAATATCTATTACCTGGAAAGGATTGAGGACATTGCTGTGAAAAAAG GACTCTCAACCCAGCCCATATGGCACAAACTCTGGAACGATGTGATGAAAATCAGACCATCCAAGTCAGAG AACATAACAAGTTGGAGGAAGAAGTTCCTTGAAACTTTCTTCTCAAATGTCCTGCATGGAGTTTTGGATGTTTCTTCAGATCAGCGCCTGAGTGACCGCCATTTTTCACCCCTACTCCACAGCTCGCGGCATGTTACGCAGCTCACCATCTGTAACATGCTGCAGGGGGTAGCAGAGCTCACTGCTGAGCCCAACCAAAGAGTGCTAGAAAACCTGGCTGGCTCACTGAGAACCTTGAAGTTCCGTCATCTGCTGACCTCCGATCTGTCCATTAGACATTCACTAAGTTTGCTGCTTCATCATCTGATCCACCATGGAGCTGTCAGCCAGGTATCCATGTGTTCCTGGCCAGTTCCCGATAAAGTACTTTTAGTCCTCATTCTGAGTATGAGTGCCGGGTTTTGGCACCCAGGTAAGACACTTGTGCACCAGGGCAGCCCTTGCAGTCTTTGCAGAGAGGAGTCGGACACCCAAGGCCTGCTAACTCAAGAGGATGATGCCCTGCTAGAGTCAACTCAGCTGTGCTGTGGATCTGCTGAACAATCAGGGACTGTCCAGTGGGGTGATAGTGAGTCAAGAAGCAAGAAGGCCCAAACTGCTTCAGCCAAAGTGCTTCAAGACGCTGATCCTGACTCTCAAGCATCTATAGAACTGTCCAGGAGCAGTAGTGGCATTGTTAAAACTCCAGTGCTCTGCGGATTGGGGAGCCATCCTTTGCACAACCTACCATGTCAAGGTATAAGCTGCAAGGTGCCCCCTGAGTATTACAACATTAAAGGAGAGTCTTCTCCTTCCCTACCAAAAAGATCTTCGGTTGGCCCCGCTTTCCGAAAGCCCTATAGACGGTTTAAGACGGCAGTGGGGAGGAAGCGCCGCTGCACCAGGAGAAACCGCAGAGCTCGTGCGGATGCAGAAGATCTTTATGATTTTGTCTTCGCTGTTgctagggaggaggaggagacggcAGAGTCGCTCTATGAAAGCAATGCCCAGGAAGGGGAAAGCATTGATGGCtgggccccttccccagcagaCACGCCTAGCTTTGAGGGTGTTGGCTGCACGGAAGGAGGATCTGTCGGAATCCTTCCTCTGAAAGCAGCATGCCGCTTCCGAAGTGTATCCACGCTGGAATTGTTCTCCATCCCTCTGACTGGGGACACCTGTCGAGCTTTGGGGAACCTGCTGAGCTCTTGGGCATCTTTAGAAAAGCTGGTTCTGTCTTACAATG GCCTGGGCGCTAATATCTTCTGCATCCTGTCTGGGCTCCGGGCCCTCTCTCACCGCAGAGACTGCAGCCTCCATGTGGTGCGTGTGAGTGACGTGTTTTCATACATCCCCTCGGTGGAGCTTGTTCGGTCCATCCTGACTGCCTTCCCCCGCCTTCACACGCTCTCGGTCAGCTTTGATCTCAAAAACCAGCTGGAGGGGAACAGGCCAGAAGGGCATTCGAGCTCAGAGGCAGAAATTCCAG AGTGTAATCCAGGCCTGAAGAGACTGAGCTTCCATGATGTGAACCTTGCTGACTACCAGAAGGAAGttctcctcctgctgcaggacCCTGTCCTTCAAG AAATTACATTTTCCTTTTGCCGGCTGTTTGAAAGCTGCACCACTGAGTTTCTATCCAACATAATCAAAATAGTGAAGAGAAATTCAACTCTGAAGAGCCTCAAATTGCCTGGAAACAGACTTG GGAATCACAGGTTGGTTGCCTTGGCTGACATTTTCTCTGAAGATTCATCCTCTTCCATCTGCCAGTTGGACGTCAG CTCAAATTGCATCAAGCCGGACGGGCTCCTGGAGTTTGCAAAGAAGCTGGAGAGCCACATCCTGCAGCGAGGCGGGCAGATCACGTTTACCCACCTCCGCCTCTTTCAGAACTGGTTGGACCAAGATGCTGCAACAGCGCAAGAAGCTCTTCGGCGGCTCAGAGCTGTGTGCAGCGTGGTCAGCAACACCTGGGACTCTTCGCAGGCCTTTGCTGACTACATTAGCGTGATGTAA